Proteins encoded within one genomic window of Carassius gibelio isolate Cgi1373 ecotype wild population from Czech Republic chromosome A4, carGib1.2-hapl.c, whole genome shotgun sequence:
- the LOC127971357 gene encoding uncharacterized protein LOC127971357 → MIVDEYQATTLTETQKKLKEMEEENKKLRNDNEKLRRMLIRELPNLINEVKMALKSQCSSTTSVSSDLESRQGLPQSIAQPSPQPSPTALHPPKAVSTEQVEICPGSNVFVDRLAWAVAQNANSTSCFVRSLLTAVFPIDVLLVSNLRGTSRDSGTQRQALDKMKVDAIYRATLQKWPHVVPSSIGAAINAKLTEIRGKKKTQKHPETLVLFDD, encoded by the exons ATGATTGTTGATGAGTATCAAGCCACAACCTTGACAGAGACTCAGAAGAAGCTGAAGGAAATGGAGGAGGAAAACAAAAAATTGAGAAACGACAACGAAAAATTAAGAAGAATGCTTATTAGAG aGCTACCAAATCTGATTAATGAAGTGAAGATGGCTCTGAAGTCTCAGTGTTCATCAACGACATCAGTCAGCTCTGACTTGGAAAGTAGACAGGGTTTGCCACAGAGTATTGCACAGCCCTCCCCACAGCCCTCTCCCACAGCCCTCCACCCACCGAAAGCAGTATCCACAGAACAG GTGGAAATTTGTCCTGGATCAAATGTATTTGTTGACAGACTGGCATGGGCTGTGGCCCAGAATGCGAACTCCACCTCCTGTTTTGTAAGATCACTCCTGACAGCAGTGTTCCCAATTGATGTGCTTCTGGTGAGCAATCTTCGAGGAACATCCAGGGATTCTGGGACACAACGTCAGGCTCTTGACAAAATGAAAGTGGATGCTATCTACA GAGCAACACTGCAAAAGTGGCCTCATGTGGTGCCCTCCAGCATTGGTGCAGCCATCAATGCCAAACTTACTGAAATtagaggaaagaaaaaaacacaaaaacatccgGAAACCTTAGTGCTTTTTGATGATTGA